A window from Citrus sinensis cultivar Valencia sweet orange chromosome 3, DVS_A1.0, whole genome shotgun sequence encodes these proteins:
- the LOC102612532 gene encoding glyoxylate/hydroxypyruvate reductase HPR3 yields the protein MEIHEEHRDHQSQHLPRVLVIKPPPPLTLFGDKFISRSFQLLKAYESSLSLEQFLISHAHSIEAILCSGDSPVTLDILRLLPKLRLVVTASAGVNHIHMPECRRRGIAVANAGSIFSDDAADAAVGLLIDVWRKISSADRFLRQGLWSKIGDYPLGSKLGGKRVGIVGLGNIGLQVAKRLQAFGCNVLYNSRSKKPVPYAFYSNVCELAANSDALIICCALTDQTRRMINREVMLALGKEGIIVNVGRGAVIDENEMVRCLVRGEIAGAGLDVFENEPYVPKELLELDNVVLQPHRAVFTSECFVDLCELAVGNLEALFSNQPLLSPVTAE from the exons atggaaATTCATGAAGAACACAGGGATCACCAATCACAACACTTGCCACGAGTCCTTGTTATTAAACCTCCACCACCATTAACGCTATTTGGTGACAAGTTCATTTCGAGGAGTTTCCAACTCTTGAAAGCGTACGAATCGTCACTCTCACTCGAGCAATTCTTGATTAGCCACGCGCATTCAATTGAAGCCATTCTATGCTCCGGTGATTCTCCAGTCACGCTGGACATTCTCAGGCTGCTGCCAAAATTGCGGCTCGTCGTCACTGCCAGCGCGGGCGTCAACCACATCCACATGCCCGAGTGCCGCCGTCGTGGGATTGCTGTTGCTAATGCCGGGAGCATTTTCTCTGACGACGCTGCAGATGCCGCAGTGGGGTTGTTGATTGATGTTTGGAGAAAGATTTCTTCCGCTGACAGGTTTCTGAGACAAGGGCTTTGGTCTAAGATTGGGGACTATCCTCTTGGTTCTAAG TTGGGAGGCAAGCGAGTTGGGATTGTCGGACTGGGAAACATTGGCTTACAAGTTGCTAAAAGGCTGCAAGCATTTGGCTGCAATGTGCTATACAATTCAAGGAGCAAGAAGCCAGTACCATACGCCTTCTATTCAAATGTTTGTGAACTAGCAGCTAATAGTGATGCCCTCATCATTTGTTGTGCGCTAACTGATCAAACACGCCGCATGATTAACAGAGAAGTGATGCTGGCATTGGGGAAGGAAGGCATAATTGTTAATGTCGGACGCGGGGCTGTTATTGACGAGAATGAAATGGTCAGATGTTTAGTGCGTGGAGAGATTGCAGGTGCTGGTTTGGATGTGTTCGAGAATGAGCCTTATGTTCCCAAAGAGCTACTTGAATTGGATAATGTTGTGCTGCAACCACATCGAGCTGTTTTTACCTCCGAATGTTTCGTGGATTTATGTGAACTCGCTGTGGGGAATTTGGAAGCTCTCTTCTCAAATCAACCGCTGCTTTCTCCAGTCACCGCTGAATGA